One region of Miscanthus floridulus cultivar M001 chromosome 19, ASM1932011v1, whole genome shotgun sequence genomic DNA includes:
- the LOC136528356 gene encoding NAC domain-containing protein 105-like, translating to MGMSSTQAQTQQLVPPGFRFHPTDEELVDYYLRKKVASRRIDLNVIKDVDLYKIEPWDLQEKCSLGGPGEEEQNEWYFFSHKDKKYPTGTRTNRATAAGFWKATGRDKPIYANKQRQLVGMRKTLVYYKGRAPNGHKSDWIMHEYRLETNENGPPQEEGWVVCRVFKKRLPTTRRESDHDAPCWYVDEDGTFMHDLNSPMSGMPPHHSIAQLQEQHLQMLNNSYKRELKLQFQMPSHHILNAIPHELETPSFHSLLVSPDHQTKAHHAHQHVQLMEHAVDQVTDWRVLDKFVASQLSHDDAAKGVVDYTDEGDILQVNEKQEVATDYASTSTSSSQVDPWK from the exons ATGGGTATGAGCAGCACACAAGCGCAGACGCAACAGCTGGTTCCTCCAGGTTTTCGATTCCATCCGACAGACGAAGAGCTGGTGGACTACTACCTCAGGAAGAAGGTAGCCTCAAGAAGGATCGACCTCAACGTCATCAAAGATGTCGATCTTTACAAGATTGAGCCATGGGATCTCCAAG AGAAGTGCAGCTTGGGAGGACCTGGCGAGGAGGAGCAGAACGAGTGGTACTTCTTCAGCCACAAAGACAAGAAATACCCGACAGGCACCCGGACCAACCGGGCCACCGCTGCAGGGTTTTGGAAGGCCACCGGCAGAGACAAGCCCATCTATGCCAACAAGCAGCGGCAGCTGGTGGGCATGAGGAAGACGCTGGTGTACTACAAGGGCAGGGCTCCCAATGGCCACAAGTCTGACTGGATCATGCACGAGTACCGCCTTGAAACCAATGAGAATGGCCCTCCCCAG GAGGAAGGATGGGTAGTATGTAGGGTGTTCAAAAAGCGACTACCAACAACAAGAAGAGAATCAGACCATGATGCACCATGCTGGTATGTCGATGAAGATGGAACATTCATGCATGACCTTAACTCTCCCATGAGTGGAATGCCACCACACCACAGCATAGCACAGCTGCAAGAACAACACCTCCAAATGCTGAACAATAGCTACAAGAGGGAACTGAAGCTACAATTCCAGATGCCAAGCCATCATATTCTCAATGCCATTCCTCACGAGCTAGAGACTCCATCCTTCCATTCTCTTTTGGTCTCACCAGACCATCAAACTAAAGCACACCATGCTCACCAACATGTTCAGCTCATGGAGCATGCAGTCGACCAAGTCACTGATTGGAGAGTTCTGGACAAGTTTGTTGCATCTCAACTTAGTCACGACGATGCAGCAAAGGGTGTTGTCGATTATACTGATGAAGGAGATATCCTTCAGGTAAATGAGAAGCAAGAGGTGGCTACCGATTATGCATCAACGTCAACATCCAGCAGCCAAGTTGATCCATGGAAGTGA